Proteins encoded within one genomic window of Pongo pygmaeus isolate AG05252 chromosome 18, NHGRI_mPonPyg2-v2.0_pri, whole genome shotgun sequence:
- the LOC129015596 gene encoding cocaine esterase isoform X1: MPKGPGQKGSGRARACLPLDPHPPMTAQSCCPALLPDPPFLGPSQRTPPTPCPVQTPRLGEALIHGWNDLGQPLGEQQRDRRQRTETSEPTMRLHRLRARLSAVACGLLLLLVHGQGQDSTSPIRTTHTGQVVGSLVHVKGADAGVHTFLGIPFAKPPLGLLRFAPPEPPESWSGVRDGTTHPAVCLQDLTTMDSEVQNQVNVTIPSISMSEDCLYLSIYTPAHSHEGSNLPVMVWIHGGGLAFGMASMYDGSMLAALEDVVVVTIQYRLGVLGFFSTGDKHATGNWGYLDQVAALRWVRQNIAHFGGNPDRVTIFGESAGGTSVSSLVLSPISQGLFHGAIMESGVALLPGLIASSADVISMVVANLSACDHVDSEALVGCLRGKSKEEILAINKPFDMMIPGVVDGIFLPRHPQELLASADFQHVPSIIGVNNDEFGWIIPKVTSIYDTQKEMHREASQAALQEMLRLMMLPPTFGDLLMEEYIEDNGDPKTLQAQFQELMADSMFVIPALQVAHFQCSRAPVYFYEFQHQPSWLKNIRPPHVKADHGDELPFVFGTFFWGNYVKFTEEEERLSRKMMKYWANFARNGNPNGEGLLHWPLFDQEEQYLQLNLQPAVGRALKAHRLQFWKKVLPQKIQELKEPEERHTEL, translated from the exons ATGCCAAAGGGGCCTGGGCAGAAGGGAAGTGGCCGTGCCCGGGCCTGCCTGCCACTAGATCCCCACCCACCTATGACTGCTCAGTCCTGCTGTCCTGCTCTCCTACCAGACCCACCTTTCCTTGGCCCAAGCCAGCGCACCCCGCCCACTCCCTGCCCAGTCCAAACTCCGAGGCTGGGCGAGGCACTGATCCACGGCTGGAACGACCTGGGGCAGCCTCTGGGTGAACAGCAGCGTGACCGCCGGCAGAGAACCGAGACCAGCGAGCCGACCATGAGGCTGCACCGACTTCGCGCGCGGCTGAGCGCGGTGGCCTGTGGGCTCCTGCTGCTTCTAGTCCACGGCCAGG GCCAGGACTCTACCAGTCCCATCCGGACCACACACACGGGGCAGGTGGTGGGGAGTCTTGTCCATGTCAAGGGCGCCGATGCCGGGGTCCATACCTTCCTGGGAATTCCCTTTGCCAAGCCACCTCTAGGTCTGCTGCGATTTGCACCGCCTGAGCCCCCTGAATCTTGGAGTGGTGTGAGGGATGGAACCACCCATCCGGCTGT GTGTCTGCAGGACCTCACCACAATGGATTCAGAGGTTCAGAACCAAGTCAATGTGACCATCCCTTCCATCTCCATGTCCGAGGACTGCCTGTACCTCAGCATCTACACGCCGGCCCATAGCCATGAAGGCTCTAACCTGCCG GTGATGGTGTGGATCCACGGTGGTGGGCTTGCTTTTGGCATGGCTTCCATGTATGATGGTTCCATGCTGGCCGCCTTGGAGGACGTGGTGGTGGTCACCATCCAGTACCGCCTGGGTGTCCTGGGCTTCTTCAG CACTGGAGACAAACATGCAACCGGCAACTGGGGCTATCTGGACCAAGTGGCCGCACTACGCTGGGTCCGGCAGAATATCGCCCACTTTGGAGGCAACCCTGACCGTGTCACCATTTTTGGCGAGTCTGCAGGTGGCACGAGTGTATCTTCACTTGTTTTGTCCCCTATATCCCAAGGACTCTTCCATGGGGCCATCATGGAGAGTGGCGTGGCCCTCCTGCCTGGCCTCATTGCCAGCTCGGCTGATGTCATCTCCATG GTGGTGGCCAATCTGTCTGCCTGTGACCACGTTGACTCTGAGGCCCTGGTGGGCTGCCTGCGGGGCAAGAGTAAAGAGGAGATTCTTGCAATTAACAAG CCTTTCGACATGATGATCCCCGGAGTGGTGGATGGGATCTTCCTGCCCAGGCACCCCCAGGAGCTGCTGGCCTCTGCCGACTTTCAACATGTTCCCAGCATCATTGGTGTCAACAATGATGAATTCGGCTGGATTATCCCCAAG GTCACAAGTATCTATGACACCCAGAAGGAAATGCACAGAGAGGCCTCCCAGGCTGCTCTGCAGGAAATGTTAAGGCTAATG ATGTTGCCTCCTACATTTGGTGACCTGCTGATGGAGGAGTACATTGAGGACAATGGGGATCCCAAGACCCTCCAAGCTCAGTTCCAGGAGTTGATGGCGGACTCCATGTTTGTGATCCCTGCACTCCAAGTAGCACATTTTCAGT GTTCCCGGGCCCCTGTGTACTTCTACGAGTTCCAGCATCAGCCGAGCTGGCTCAAGAACATCAGGCCGCCGCACGTGAAGGCAGACCATGGTGATgaacttccttttgtttttggaACTTTCTTCTGGGGCAACTACG TTAAATTCACTGAGGAGGAGGAGCGGCTAAGCAGGAAGATGATGAAGTACTGGGCCAACTTTGCTCGTAACGG GAACCCCAACGGCGAGGGTCTGCTACACTGGCCGCTGTTCGACCAGGAGGAGCAATACCTGCAGCTGAACCTACAGCCTGCGGTGGGCCGGGCTCTGAAGGCCCACAGGCTCCAGTTCTGGAAGAAGGTGCTGCCCCAGAAGATCCAGGAGCTCAAGGAGCCtgaagagagacacacagagcTGTAG
- the LOC129015596 gene encoding cocaine esterase isoform X2: MDSEVQNQVNVTIPSISMSEDCLYLSIYTPAHSHEGSNLPVMVWIHGGGLAFGMASMYDGSMLAALEDVVVVTIQYRLGVLGFFSTGDKHATGNWGYLDQVAALRWVRQNIAHFGGNPDRVTIFGESAGGTSVSSLVLSPISQGLFHGAIMESGVALLPGLIASSADVISMVVANLSACDHVDSEALVGCLRGKSKEEILAINKPFDMMIPGVVDGIFLPRHPQELLASADFQHVPSIIGVNNDEFGWIIPKVTSIYDTQKEMHREASQAALQEMLRLMMLPPTFGDLLMEEYIEDNGDPKTLQAQFQELMADSMFVIPALQVAHFQCSRAPVYFYEFQHQPSWLKNIRPPHVKADHGDELPFVFGTFFWGNYVKFTEEEERLSRKMMKYWANFARNGNPNGEGLLHWPLFDQEEQYLQLNLQPAVGRALKAHRLQFWKKVLPQKIQELKEPEERHTEL; this comes from the exons ATGGATTCAGAGGTTCAGAACCAAGTCAATGTGACCATCCCTTCCATCTCCATGTCCGAGGACTGCCTGTACCTCAGCATCTACACGCCGGCCCATAGCCATGAAGGCTCTAACCTGCCG GTGATGGTGTGGATCCACGGTGGTGGGCTTGCTTTTGGCATGGCTTCCATGTATGATGGTTCCATGCTGGCCGCCTTGGAGGACGTGGTGGTGGTCACCATCCAGTACCGCCTGGGTGTCCTGGGCTTCTTCAG CACTGGAGACAAACATGCAACCGGCAACTGGGGCTATCTGGACCAAGTGGCCGCACTACGCTGGGTCCGGCAGAATATCGCCCACTTTGGAGGCAACCCTGACCGTGTCACCATTTTTGGCGAGTCTGCAGGTGGCACGAGTGTATCTTCACTTGTTTTGTCCCCTATATCCCAAGGACTCTTCCATGGGGCCATCATGGAGAGTGGCGTGGCCCTCCTGCCTGGCCTCATTGCCAGCTCGGCTGATGTCATCTCCATG GTGGTGGCCAATCTGTCTGCCTGTGACCACGTTGACTCTGAGGCCCTGGTGGGCTGCCTGCGGGGCAAGAGTAAAGAGGAGATTCTTGCAATTAACAAG CCTTTCGACATGATGATCCCCGGAGTGGTGGATGGGATCTTCCTGCCCAGGCACCCCCAGGAGCTGCTGGCCTCTGCCGACTTTCAACATGTTCCCAGCATCATTGGTGTCAACAATGATGAATTCGGCTGGATTATCCCCAAG GTCACAAGTATCTATGACACCCAGAAGGAAATGCACAGAGAGGCCTCCCAGGCTGCTCTGCAGGAAATGTTAAGGCTAATG ATGTTGCCTCCTACATTTGGTGACCTGCTGATGGAGGAGTACATTGAGGACAATGGGGATCCCAAGACCCTCCAAGCTCAGTTCCAGGAGTTGATGGCGGACTCCATGTTTGTGATCCCTGCACTCCAAGTAGCACATTTTCAGT GTTCCCGGGCCCCTGTGTACTTCTACGAGTTCCAGCATCAGCCGAGCTGGCTCAAGAACATCAGGCCGCCGCACGTGAAGGCAGACCATGGTGATgaacttccttttgtttttggaACTTTCTTCTGGGGCAACTACG TTAAATTCACTGAGGAGGAGGAGCGGCTAAGCAGGAAGATGATGAAGTACTGGGCCAACTTTGCTCGTAACGG GAACCCCAACGGCGAGGGTCTGCTACACTGGCCGCTGTTCGACCAGGAGGAGCAATACCTGCAGCTGAACCTACAGCCTGCGGTGGGCCGGGCTCTGAAGGCCCACAGGCTCCAGTTCTGGAAGAAGGTGCTGCCCCAGAAGATCCAGGAGCTCAAGGAGCCtgaagagagacacacagagcTGTAG